A stretch of DNA from Lotus japonicus ecotype B-129 chromosome 4, LjGifu_v1.2:
GCCGTATTGAATGGTCTTTTTTGAGATCTGTATTGACATTTATGGGGTTTCCACATGCATGGGTTACACTGATTATGAACTGTGTTTCCACAATGTCGTTTTCAATTATGCTAAACGGAAAGCCTCAACCAAATTTTGTGCCAAACAGAGGTCTGAAGCAGAGGGATCCTCTCTCACcatatttgtttattttatgtgGGGAAGTTTTTTCTGCTCTTATTAATAAAGCTGTTGCAGCTAAGAGTTTGACTGGTATGAAATTGGCGAGATCTGCTCCTGTCATTTCTAATTTGCTTTTTGCAGACGACAATATTCTCTTTGGTAGAGCAGATGTTCATGAGGCGGAATGCCTAAAAAGAATCCTTGCTACTTATGAGCGGGTTTCCGGACAAGTTGTCAACCTTGACAGATCGATGCTTTCTGTTGGCCGAAATGTGCAGCAAACCAGTTTTGATGAGCTTGAACAACTTTTGGGAGTAAAGGCCGTTGAGAGCTACGATAAATATTTGGGTCTACTGACTAT
This window harbors:
- the LOC130714171 gene encoding uncharacterized protein LOC130714171, encoding MLNGKPQPNFVPNRGLKQRDPLSPYLFILCGEVFSALINKAVAAKSLTGMKLARSAPVISNLLFADDNILFGRADVHEAECLKRILATYERVSGQVVNLDRSMLSVGRNVQQTSFDELEQLLGVKAVESYDKYLGLLTIIAISSMISNFFWGGDVTRKGLHWTKWKNLCRNNVDDRLGFKDLKAFNLALVGKNWWRIYSRPNTMVARIFKAIYFHGCDLWVAKKRI